One genomic segment of Penaeus chinensis breed Huanghai No. 1 chromosome 13, ASM1920278v2, whole genome shotgun sequence includes these proteins:
- the LOC125031655 gene encoding LOW QUALITY PROTEIN: high mobility group protein B1-like (The sequence of the model RefSeq protein was modified relative to this genomic sequence to represent the inferred CDS: substituted 1 base at 1 genomic stop codon), producing EDEEDEEXKEDEEDEEEEEEEEEEENDEEEEKEGL from the exons gaggatgaggaggatgaggagtagaaggaggatgaggaggatgaggag gaggaggaggaggaggaggaggaggagaatgacgaggaagaggagaag GAGGGCCTGTAA
- the LOC125031656 gene encoding piggyBac transposable element-derived protein 4-like has product MSRDRFDILTSALHFANNEGEHSAEDRLWKLRPVIDVLDSTYRSVFVPRKNVTVDESLWAFKGRHQALQYNPSKRARRGLKVYKLCSSDGPEAGYTAAFNIYMGQDRGEFPASMKAVDDLMEKAKLLDKGYQLYTDNWYSSPTLFHYLQARKTTSVGTVRALGPAGESGSSKTGMLCLQWLDKRPVAMLSTAHTSKVVTLPPNRQGMERSKPEVVVSYNNGMKGVDLSDQLAQSYPATKKTIKWYK; this is encoded by the coding sequence ATGTCCAGGGACCGCTTCGACATCCTTACCTCCGCCCTCCACTTCGCTAACAACGAAGGGGAGCACAGCGCGGAGGACCGGTTGTGGAAGCTGCGCCCTGTGATTGACGTCTTGGACTCGACGTACCGTTCCGTCTTCGTCCCCAGAAAGAACGTGACCGTCGACGAGAGCTTGTGGGCCTTCAAGGGGAGGCATCAGGCCCTTCAGTACAACCCTAGTAAGAGGGCTAGGAGGGGCCTGAAGGTCTACAAGCTGTGTTCGTCCGACGGTCCAGAGGCAGGGTATACGGCGGCCTTCAATATTTACATGGGGCAGGATCGCGGCGAGTTTCCGGCGAGTATGAAGGCCGTCGACGACCTGATGGAGAAGGCAAAGCTGCTCGACAAGGGGTATCAGTTGTACACAGACAACTGGTATTCCTCCCCGACTCTCTTCCACTATCTGCAGGCCCGGAAGACCACCTCCGTTGGCACAGTACGTGCCCTCGGACCTGCAGGCGAGTCGGGGAGTAGCAAAACCGGAATGCTTTGCCTGCAGTGGTTAGACAAGCGTCCTGTGGCAATGCTATCCACTGCCCACACATCAAAGGTCGTTACCCTGCCTCCCAACCGCCAAGGGATGGAGAGGTCGAAGCCCGAGGTCGTTGTCAGTTACAACAACGGCATGAAGGGCGTCGACCTCTCGGATCAGCTGGCGCAGTCATATCCAGCAACCAAGAAGACCATCAAGTGGTACAAATAG